In one Bradyrhizobium cosmicum genomic region, the following are encoded:
- a CDS encoding acetamidase/formamidase family protein: MSFRPFTSESYAQDDRPEAWRDVLAAVGLQPATGHSFLDGHATASHRHAAGIALTRMAAGAQTIGPLSQSVEDLPIALMPVEDGMVLKSAGGHRIVPVGHLALLPRSGDWSIVFQRDMRAIVLSVTSEALRGRLSGRPRLGEPRVVPPSGFADVFARLLDATARSLDSLSDAEWNSVAHSLVDLLLTLAHQLAASTSDAGSSATQAALLHRICQTIERRLDDPELVPARVAQAEGISERYLQKLFETVGDNFTHYVRERRLQRAWADLSNPSEAHRSISEIAYAYGFGDSAHFSRAFRHRFGLPPREFRQQEAERATVQHGVAGQRGWPQDALAQLRAHQAGAEARGDVLRAGSDEPRTAERKHHHLPIEASRVHWGYFSRSLQPQLEIASGDTITIETLTQHASDDPELMIAGDAAAESVFGWTRARKNVDRRGAGPMDASVFGRGAGEGFGVHICTGPVAVKDAQPGDVLEVRILDIVPRASRHPQHSGRVFGSSVAAWWGYHYGEFLAGPKPREVVTIYEIFDDAVAPHARALYSYRWEPQTDPSGVVHATYDYPGIPVLPGTVKRRHDVLDGIRIPLRPHFGVIAVAPREVDFIDSVPPSYFGGNLDNWRLGKGATVYLPVSVPGALLSVGDPHATQGDGELSGTAIECSMTGTFEVILHKKADLAGRPFADLSYPLIETETDWVLTGFSHPNYLAEFGAQGQSEVYAKSSLDLAMKDAFRKMRRFLMNVKGLSEDEAIALMSAAVDFGVTQVVDGNWGVHAIISKRLFHQDAS; encoded by the coding sequence ATGAGCTTCCGCCCCTTCACAAGCGAGTCCTACGCGCAAGACGACCGCCCTGAAGCCTGGCGGGACGTGCTGGCGGCGGTCGGCCTGCAACCGGCTACCGGTCATTCCTTTCTCGACGGACACGCGACGGCATCGCATCGTCATGCCGCCGGCATCGCATTGACGCGAATGGCGGCGGGCGCGCAGACCATCGGTCCGCTCTCGCAATCGGTCGAAGACCTTCCGATCGCTTTGATGCCGGTCGAGGACGGCATGGTGCTCAAAAGCGCCGGCGGTCATCGCATCGTTCCCGTCGGCCATCTCGCGCTGCTGCCGCGGAGCGGCGACTGGAGCATTGTGTTCCAGCGCGACATGCGCGCGATCGTGCTGTCGGTGACCTCGGAAGCGCTGCGCGGCCGGCTCTCGGGCAGGCCGCGTCTCGGCGAGCCCCGCGTTGTCCCGCCGAGCGGCTTCGCCGACGTGTTCGCGCGTCTGCTGGACGCGACCGCGCGCTCGCTCGACAGTTTGAGTGATGCCGAGTGGAATTCGGTCGCGCACTCTCTCGTCGATCTGCTTTTGACACTCGCGCATCAACTGGCGGCCTCGACCTCCGACGCAGGGTCCAGCGCGACCCAGGCCGCGCTGCTGCACCGGATCTGCCAGACCATCGAGCGCCGGCTCGACGATCCCGAATTGGTGCCGGCGCGCGTCGCGCAGGCCGAAGGAATCTCCGAGCGTTACTTGCAGAAGCTGTTCGAGACGGTCGGCGACAATTTCACCCATTACGTTCGGGAGCGCCGGCTTCAGCGCGCCTGGGCGGACCTGTCGAACCCGAGTGAAGCGCATCGCTCGATCTCGGAGATCGCCTACGCATACGGCTTTGGGGATTCCGCGCATTTCAGTCGGGCCTTCCGCCATCGCTTCGGCCTGCCGCCGCGCGAATTTCGCCAGCAGGAGGCGGAGCGGGCGACGGTGCAACACGGCGTGGCCGGTCAGCGCGGCTGGCCGCAGGACGCACTGGCGCAGCTTCGCGCGCATCAGGCGGGCGCGGAGGCGCGCGGCGATGTCTTGCGCGCCGGCTCCGACGAGCCGAGGACGGCGGAACGCAAGCACCACCATCTTCCGATCGAGGCGAGCCGTGTTCACTGGGGCTATTTCAGCCGCTCGCTGCAGCCGCAGCTCGAGATCGCATCGGGCGATACCATCACCATCGAAACGCTGACCCAGCACGCCTCCGACGACCCCGAGCTGATGATTGCGGGCGACGCCGCCGCCGAAAGCGTGTTCGGCTGGACCAGGGCGAGGAAGAACGTGGATCGCCGCGGCGCCGGACCGATGGACGCCAGCGTGTTCGGCCGCGGCGCCGGCGAAGGCTTTGGCGTGCATATCTGCACGGGGCCGGTGGCGGTGAAGGATGCCCAGCCTGGTGACGTGCTGGAGGTGCGCATCCTCGACATCGTGCCGCGCGCGAGCCGTCATCCGCAACATTCAGGCCGCGTGTTCGGCTCCTCCGTCGCGGCCTGGTGGGGTTATCACTACGGCGAGTTTCTCGCAGGGCCAAAGCCGCGCGAGGTCGTGACGATCTACGAGATCTTCGACGATGCGGTCGCGCCGCACGCCCGTGCACTCTATTCCTACCGCTGGGAGCCGCAGACCGATCCGTCCGGCGTCGTGCACGCCACTTACGACTATCCCGGGATTCCCGTCCTGCCCGGCACGGTGAAGCGCCGCCACGACGTGCTCGACGGCATCCGCATTCCCCTGCGTCCGCATTTCGGCGTGATCGCGGTGGCGCCGCGCGAGGTCGATTTCATCGACTCCGTGCCGCCATCCTATTTCGGCGGCAATCTCGACAATTGGCGGCTGGGGAAGGGGGCGACTGTCTATCTTCCGGTTTCGGTCCCCGGTGCGCTGTTATCGGTCGGCGATCCCCACGCCACCCAGGGTGACGGCGAATTGAGCGGCACCGCGATCGAATGCTCGATGACGGGCACGTTCGAGGTGATCCTGCACAAGAAGGCCGATCTCGCCGGCCGGCCCTTCGCCGATCTGTCCTATCCCCTGATCGAGACGGAGACCGATTGGGTGCTGACCGGCTTCAGCCATCCCAACTACCTCGCCGAGTTCGGCGCGCAGGGCCAGAGCGAGGTCTACGCAAAATCCTCGCTCGACCTCGCCATGAAGGATGCCTTCCGCAAGATGCGCCGCTTCCTGATGAACGTGAAGGGGCTCAGCGAGGACGAGGCGATCGCGCTGATGTCGGCCGCGGTCGATTTCGGCGTCACCCAGGTGGTCGACGGCAATTGGGGCGTGCACGCGATCATCAGCAAGCGCCTGTTCCACCAGGACGCCTCCTAA